One window from the genome of Paramisgurnus dabryanus chromosome 20, PD_genome_1.1, whole genome shotgun sequence encodes:
- the LOC135730392 gene encoding trace amine-associated receptor 13c-like: MSDWGVTNTDNQTIQYCFPNNNLSCIRNIRFEFEYVIVYIFISVISVLTVILNLLVIISISHFKQLHTPTNVLILSLAVADLMAGLILMPVQGMKLIESCWYFGEIFCSMFPLILYVVVVASLGNMIIISVDRYIAVNDPLRYSIRVNKNRAVISIVVNWLFSTSYSIFLLYDFLLYPERNHTCLGECILDVKLDYLIIDAIVCLVVPCCVIVSLYVKICFVAKRQAEHLNSATDKKARSEKKAARTLGIVVMVYLLCWLPYYLITLSLGHDENDALIINVMYWIMCLNSCMNPLIYAMFYPWFRISTKYILTLKIFEPSSEYFNLFPDEK; this comes from the coding sequence ATGTCTGACTGGGGAGTTACAAACACGGACAATCAAACCATTCAATACTGCTTCCCAAACAACAATTTGTCATGTATCAGAAATATCAGATTTGAATTTGAGTATGttattgtgtatatttttatttctgtAATATCAGTGCTGACTGTAATTCTGAACCTGCTGGTgatcatctccatctctcacttcaaaCAGCTTCACACTCCAACTAATGTCCTGATTCTCTCTCTGGCAGTGGCTGATCTGATGGCAGGACTCATTCTTATGCCAGTGCAGGGCATGAAACTCATTGAGTCATGTTGGTACTTTGgagaaatattttgttcaatgttTCCTCTTATTCTCTACGTGGTTGTTGTAGCATCTCTTGGAAATATGATCATTATATCCGTGGATCGGTACATTGCTGTGAATGACCCTTTGCGATATTCAATACGGGTCAATAAAAACAGAGCTGTTATCTCGATTGTTGTAAACTGGTTATTTTCCACGTCATATTCTATCTTTCTCTTGTATGACTTTTTGCTGTATCCAGAGAGAAACCACACATGCCTTGGAGAATGTATACTTGATGTCAAGTTAGATTATTTGATAATTGATGCTATTGTTTGTTTAGTGGTACCGTGTTGTGTTATTGTTTCGTTATATGTGAAAATTTGCTTTGTAGCTAAACGTCAAGCTGAACATTTAAATTCAGCCACAGACAAAAAGGCCAGATCAGAAAAAAAGGCGGCAAGAACCTTAGGGATTGTAGTAATGGTCTATCTTCTTTGTTGGCTGCCATACTACTTAATTACACTTTCTCTTGGGCATGATGAAAATGACGCTCTTATAATTAATGTAATGTACTGGATTATGTGTCTAAATTCCTGCATGAATCCACTTATCTATGCAATGTTTTATCCATGGTTTAGAATATCCACGAAATACATTTTGACTCTGAAAATATTTGAACCATCATCAGAATACTTTAATCTGTTCCCAGATGAGAAATAA